The Microbacterium sp. Nx66 genome contains a region encoding:
- a CDS encoding NUDIX domain-containing protein gives MSEQGMGATDESLRDESFEPEVLSSDLVYEGYVWDVRSDRVRYGDGEIVRQYVAHPGAVAILALDDEGRVLLIQQYRHPIRHRDWELPAGLLDIEGEEPMVAARRELAEEADLVAAHWEPLVSSWTTPGGNDELIRVFLATGLSAAETAHDREDEEADIRLAWVPLEDAVAGVMAGRLRNGILSIGVLAAAQRLRDRG, from the coding sequence ATGAGTGAGCAGGGGATGGGCGCGACGGACGAGTCGCTGCGCGACGAGTCCTTCGAGCCGGAGGTCCTGAGCAGCGACCTCGTCTACGAGGGCTACGTCTGGGACGTGCGCTCCGACCGGGTCCGGTACGGCGACGGCGAGATCGTGCGGCAGTACGTCGCCCATCCCGGCGCCGTCGCGATCCTCGCGCTGGACGACGAGGGGCGGGTGCTGCTCATCCAGCAGTACCGCCACCCGATCCGCCACCGCGACTGGGAGCTGCCGGCGGGCCTCCTCGACATCGAGGGGGAGGAGCCGATGGTGGCCGCCCGTCGCGAGCTCGCGGAGGAGGCCGACCTCGTCGCCGCCCACTGGGAGCCGCTGGTGTCCTCGTGGACGACGCCCGGCGGCAACGACGAGCTCATCCGGGTGTTCCTCGCGACCGGGCTCTCGGCCGCCGAGACCGCGCACGACCGCGAGGACGAGGAGGCGGACATCCGGCTCGCCTGGGTGCCGCTGGAAGACGCCGTCGCGGGAGTGATGGCAGGACGCCTGCGCAACGGCATCCTCTCCATCGGCGTGCTGGCCGCGGCGCAGAGGCTGCGCGACCGAGGCTGA
- a CDS encoding HAD-IIA family hydrolase, whose protein sequence is MGLFTPKARRSRAGRTPLEGVDTVLADLDGVVYAGPGALPHAVESLNAAAQAVRLGYITNNASRTDASVAAHLTSLGLDVAPQDVVTSPQAAMRLLSGIVPAPATILVVGGDGLVDEVQKAGYTVTRSAEDAPQAVVQGFAPEVAWTDLAEAAFALKVPEDEGGIPWIATNTDWTIPRERGVAPGNGTLVSAVHTAIGRLATVAGKPETPIFEEALARFGAAKALFIGDRLDTDIMGASRAGIESALVLTGIDRPKHVLAAPEGSRPTYILGDLRGLHEPYPEPTVTDGVFDVNGAAVRVHGADVEIVAESGEQLDLLRAGAAAIWASGTPVFVLRVPERLYADPFHRP, encoded by the coding sequence GTGGGGCTCTTCACACCCAAGGCACGGAGGTCTCGAGCGGGACGGACGCCTCTCGAGGGCGTGGACACCGTCCTCGCCGATCTCGACGGCGTCGTCTACGCCGGTCCGGGGGCTCTGCCGCACGCGGTCGAGAGCCTGAACGCCGCGGCGCAGGCGGTGCGTCTCGGCTACATCACCAACAACGCTTCGCGCACGGACGCCTCCGTGGCCGCGCATCTGACCAGTCTCGGGCTCGACGTCGCTCCGCAGGACGTCGTCACGAGCCCGCAGGCCGCGATGCGTCTGCTGTCCGGGATCGTTCCCGCGCCGGCGACCATCCTCGTGGTCGGCGGCGACGGGCTCGTCGACGAGGTGCAGAAGGCCGGGTACACGGTGACGCGCAGCGCCGAGGACGCTCCGCAGGCCGTGGTCCAGGGGTTCGCGCCCGAGGTGGCCTGGACGGACCTCGCCGAGGCGGCGTTCGCGCTGAAAGTCCCTGAGGACGAGGGCGGCATCCCCTGGATCGCCACGAACACGGACTGGACGATCCCGCGCGAGCGCGGCGTCGCCCCCGGCAACGGCACCCTCGTCTCCGCCGTGCACACCGCGATCGGTCGCCTGGCGACGGTGGCGGGCAAGCCAGAGACCCCGATCTTCGAGGAGGCGCTCGCCCGCTTCGGTGCCGCGAAGGCTCTGTTCATCGGCGACCGCCTGGACACCGACATCATGGGCGCCAGCCGCGCCGGCATCGAGTCCGCGCTCGTGCTGACCGGCATCGACCGTCCCAAGCACGTCCTCGCCGCGCCGGAAGGTTCACGCCCGACCTACATCCTCGGTGATCTGCGCGGTCTGCACGAGCCGTATCCCGAGCCCACCGTGACCGACGGCGTGTTCGACGTGAACGGTGCCGCCGTCCGCGTCCACGGAGCGGACGTCGAGATCGTCGCCGAGTCCGGCGAGCAGCTCGACCTCCTCCGCGCCGGCGCCGCGGCCATCTGGGCGTCCGGTACGCCGGTGTTCGTGCTGCGGGTTCCCGAACGGCTGTACGCCGACCCGTTCCACCGCCCCTGA
- the recN gene encoding DNA repair protein RecN: MIEEMRMQGLGVIADAVLPLGPGFTAITGETGAGKTMVVTGLGLLLGQRADSGAVRKGAAQASVAGVWIVPETGEVADIVAEAGGELEPAGAGTAELYVSRTLSAEGRSRASVGGRAAPAGVLSSLADELIVVHGQSEQLRLRSAAAQRDALDRFGGEAIARALEEYQAAFEHWRTLDAEIVDITANRDRRAEEAARLREDLALIEATAPEEGEDEELTARAERLANAEELRLAAALAHGSLSNEEGEPDASALVAEARRAIERVSDPKLAEVAETLADIGYRIADAAGVLSGFLADLDESGPHELAAVEERRAALGVLIRQHGSLAEALALWQTGSARLAELDDDGERLERLTAERDAARAELDARADALTAARSEAAVRLGEAVTAELHALAMPDARLEVSVAPGAESTHGRDDVAILLAPHPGAEPRSVAKGASGGELSRVMLAIEVVIAATDPVPTFVFDEVDAGIGGAAAIEVGRRLARLAEKSQVIAVTHLAQVAAFANNHLTVVKSNDGAVTASSVRRLDGEEREAEMARLLSGLADSDAALTHARELLSLGV; the protein is encoded by the coding sequence ATGATCGAGGAGATGCGCATGCAGGGGCTCGGCGTGATCGCCGATGCCGTCCTGCCGCTCGGGCCCGGCTTCACGGCCATCACCGGCGAGACCGGAGCGGGCAAGACCATGGTGGTCACCGGTCTCGGCCTGCTTCTCGGACAGCGCGCCGACTCCGGCGCCGTGCGCAAGGGCGCGGCGCAGGCGTCGGTGGCCGGTGTGTGGATCGTGCCGGAGACCGGTGAGGTCGCCGACATCGTCGCCGAGGCCGGGGGAGAGCTGGAGCCGGCAGGCGCCGGGACTGCGGAGCTGTACGTCTCGCGCACCCTCAGCGCCGAAGGCCGCAGTCGTGCGAGCGTCGGCGGCCGCGCCGCACCGGCGGGTGTGCTGTCCTCGCTCGCCGACGAGCTCATCGTGGTGCACGGACAGTCCGAGCAGCTGCGGCTGCGATCGGCGGCCGCGCAGCGCGACGCCCTCGATCGCTTCGGCGGCGAGGCCATCGCCCGGGCGCTGGAGGAGTATCAGGCCGCGTTCGAGCACTGGCGCACGCTCGACGCCGAGATCGTCGACATCACCGCGAACCGCGACCGGCGCGCCGAGGAGGCCGCCCGGCTGCGGGAGGACCTGGCCCTGATCGAAGCCACCGCTCCCGAAGAGGGTGAGGATGAGGAGCTGACGGCCCGCGCCGAACGCCTCGCGAACGCGGAGGAGCTGCGGCTCGCGGCCGCCCTGGCCCACGGCTCCCTCTCGAACGAGGAGGGCGAGCCCGATGCGTCGGCGCTGGTCGCGGAGGCACGCCGGGCGATCGAGCGCGTGTCGGACCCGAAGCTCGCCGAGGTCGCCGAGACCCTGGCCGACATCGGCTACCGGATCGCCGACGCCGCCGGCGTGCTCTCCGGCTTCCTCGCCGACCTCGACGAGTCCGGCCCGCACGAGCTGGCAGCCGTCGAGGAACGCCGGGCCGCGCTCGGCGTCCTCATCCGTCAGCACGGTTCGCTGGCGGAGGCGCTGGCACTGTGGCAGACCGGTTCCGCACGGCTGGCCGAGCTCGACGATGACGGGGAGCGTCTGGAACGCCTCACCGCCGAGCGCGACGCGGCCAGGGCGGAGCTCGACGCCCGCGCCGACGCCCTCACCGCCGCCCGGAGCGAGGCCGCCGTCCGGCTCGGCGAGGCCGTGACCGCCGAGCTCCACGCGCTGGCGATGCCGGACGCACGCCTGGAGGTGTCCGTGGCGCCTGGTGCCGAGAGCACCCACGGGCGCGACGACGTCGCCATCCTGCTCGCGCCGCATCCCGGTGCCGAACCCCGCTCCGTCGCCAAGGGCGCGTCCGGCGGCGAGCTGTCGCGCGTGATGCTCGCGATCGAGGTCGTCATCGCGGCGACCGACCCGGTTCCCACCTTCGTGTTCGACGAGGTCGACGCCGGCATCGGCGGTGCCGCGGCCATCGAGGTCGGTCGGCGACTCGCCCGACTCGCCGAGAAGTCGCAGGTGATCGCCGTCACCCATCTCGCGCAGGTCGCCGCCTTCGCGAACAACCACCTGACCGTCGTGAAATCGAACGACGGCGCCGTCACCGCCTCCAGCGTGCGGCGGCTCGACGGGGAGGAGCGCGAGGCCGAGATGGCCCGTCTGCTCTCCGGACTCGCGGATTCCGATGCCGCACTCACCCACGCCCGTGAGCTTCTCAGCCTCGGCGTCTGA
- a CDS encoding TlyA family RNA methyltransferase — protein sequence MTRLDAALASRGLARSRTHAATLIADGLVSVDGRPVVKASTAVGEENTITVAGADHYVSRGAHKLIAGLDGFTIPVQGRLVLDMGASTGGFTQVLRERGARRVLAVDVGHGQLAPSIAADPGVTAVEGFNVRHMTRDSLAAATGESASPDLVVGDLSFISLELVLPAVVAVAAPGSDVLLLVKPQFEVGRTAVRGGLVTDPATRADAVARVAWSAWDAGMGMAGIVSSPILGTHGNAEYLVHLVPGGGSNPTEWMDTINRLAGGR from the coding sequence ATGACGCGACTCGACGCCGCCCTCGCCTCCCGAGGACTCGCCCGTTCGCGCACGCACGCCGCCACCCTCATCGCCGACGGTCTCGTGAGCGTCGACGGTCGCCCGGTCGTCAAAGCCTCGACCGCGGTCGGCGAGGAGAACACGATCACGGTGGCCGGCGCCGACCACTACGTCAGCCGCGGCGCGCACAAGCTCATCGCCGGGCTCGACGGCTTCACCATTCCCGTGCAGGGGCGCCTCGTGCTGGACATGGGAGCCTCGACCGGCGGCTTCACGCAGGTGCTGCGGGAGCGCGGCGCGCGGCGCGTGCTGGCTGTGGACGTCGGTCACGGCCAGCTCGCCCCGTCGATCGCGGCAGACCCCGGTGTCACCGCGGTCGAGGGCTTCAACGTGCGGCACATGACCCGTGACAGTCTCGCCGCGGCGACGGGGGAGTCCGCCTCGCCCGACCTGGTGGTGGGCGACCTCTCCTTCATCTCGCTCGAGCTCGTGCTCCCCGCGGTGGTCGCCGTCGCGGCGCCGGGTTCCGATGTCCTGCTGCTCGTCAAACCGCAGTTCGAGGTCGGCCGGACGGCGGTGCGCGGCGGTCTCGTCACCGACCCCGCCACCCGTGCCGATGCCGTCGCCCGGGTGGCGTGGAGCGCGTGGGACGCGGGGATGGGGATGGCGGGGATCGTCTCTTCCCCGATCCTCGGAACCCACGGCAATGCGGAGTATCTCGTCCACCTCGTGCCGGGCGGCGGCAGCAATCCGACAGAATGGATGGACACCATCAACCGGCTGGCAGGGGGACGATGA
- a CDS encoding NAD kinase, giving the protein MNERRILVVAHAGRVDTVAAARRVIDALRGAGVRPVLAADDHAELSAVDAFFADVEVLDASAGPASLELAIVLGGDGTILRAAELVRDSGAPVLGINMGHVGFLAEIDRDDMDDAMRRVIARDYEVEERLALSVRVKDASGDVVFETWALNEATVEKASRERMIEVVLEIDGRPLSSFGCDGMVVSTPTGSTAYNFSAGGPVIWPTVEAIAVVPLSAHALFAKPLVVSPDAAVAIEMLERTDGSGILWCDGRRSHDLPPGARVVVRRSSRPVRLARLHPTAFTNRLVRKFQLPVEGWRGQERRSEA; this is encoded by the coding sequence ATGAACGAGCGCAGGATCCTGGTCGTCGCCCACGCGGGTCGCGTCGACACCGTCGCGGCCGCCCGCCGGGTGATCGACGCCCTCCGCGGCGCGGGAGTGCGCCCCGTCCTGGCGGCCGACGACCACGCGGAGCTCTCCGCGGTCGATGCGTTCTTCGCGGACGTCGAGGTGCTGGATGCCTCCGCCGGTCCGGCGTCCCTCGAGCTCGCGATCGTGCTCGGCGGCGACGGCACGATCCTCCGTGCGGCGGAACTCGTCCGCGACAGCGGTGCCCCGGTGCTCGGCATCAACATGGGCCACGTCGGCTTCCTCGCGGAGATCGACCGGGACGACATGGACGACGCGATGCGCCGCGTCATCGCCCGCGACTACGAGGTCGAGGAGCGCCTGGCGCTGTCGGTGCGGGTGAAGGACGCCTCGGGCGACGTCGTCTTCGAGACCTGGGCTCTGAACGAGGCGACCGTCGAGAAGGCGAGCCGGGAGCGCATGATCGAGGTGGTGCTCGAGATCGACGGGCGGCCGCTGTCGAGCTTCGGCTGCGACGGCATGGTCGTCTCCACCCCGACCGGCTCGACCGCCTACAACTTCTCCGCCGGCGGCCCGGTCATCTGGCCGACGGTCGAGGCCATCGCCGTCGTCCCGCTGTCGGCCCATGCCCTCTTCGCCAAGCCGCTCGTGGTGAGCCCCGACGCGGCCGTGGCGATCGAGATGCTGGAGCGGACGGACGGCTCCGGCATCCTCTGGTGCGACGGCCGTCGTTCCCACGACCTTCCGCCGGGTGCCCGCGTCGTCGTCCGTCGTTCGTCGCGCCCGGTCCGCCTCGCGCGACTGCACCCCACCGCGTTCACGAATCGTCTCGTCCGCAAGTTCCAGCTGCCCGTCGAGGGATGGCGCGGACAGGAACGGAGGAGCGAGGCATGA
- a CDS encoding CTP synthase, producing MNSSSAGPKNDTTKHIFVTGGVVSSLGKGLTAASLGNLLTARGLRVVMQKLDPYLNVDPGTMNPFQHGEVFVTDDGAETDLDIGHYERFLDINLSEAANVTTGQIYSQVIARERRGEYLGDTVQVIPHITDEIKRRMRLQATEDPRPDVIITEVGGTVGDIESQPFLEAARQLRHELGRDSVFFVHVSLVPFMGASGEQKTKPTQHSVAALRQVGIQPDALVLRSDRPVSASNRNKIALMCDVDVEGVINTVDLPSIYDIPSTLNEQGLDSYIVRRLGLDQKADDVDWTRWNKVLHAVHNPKHEVTIGLVGKYIDLPDAYLSVTEALKAGGFAQETKVNIRWIPSDLCETPEGAQEQLAELDGICVPGGFGIRGIEGKLGALKFAREQGIPTLGLCLGLQCMVIEYARDVAGIAGASSSEFDPDTAEPVIATMAEQIEILDGGDLGGTMRLGLYQAALAEGSLAREVYGAAEVSERHRHRYEVNNAYRDRLSEAGLVFSGLNPELDLVEYVELPRDVHPYYIATQAHPELRSRPTDPHPLFRGLVGAAIARHRASELFDVPVDE from the coding sequence ATGAACTCTTCTTCTGCGGGGCCCAAGAACGACACGACCAAGCACATCTTCGTGACTGGTGGTGTCGTTTCGTCTTTGGGCAAGGGGCTCACCGCGGCCAGCCTGGGCAACCTCCTGACCGCCCGCGGACTCCGCGTGGTCATGCAGAAGCTCGACCCGTATCTGAACGTCGATCCGGGCACCATGAACCCGTTCCAGCACGGCGAGGTCTTCGTGACCGACGACGGTGCGGAGACCGACCTCGACATCGGTCACTACGAGCGCTTCCTCGACATCAACCTGTCCGAGGCGGCCAACGTCACGACCGGTCAGATCTACTCGCAGGTGATCGCGCGGGAGCGCCGCGGCGAGTACCTGGGCGACACCGTGCAGGTCATCCCGCACATCACCGACGAGATCAAGCGCCGCATGCGGCTGCAGGCCACAGAGGACCCGCGTCCCGACGTGATCATCACCGAGGTCGGCGGCACGGTCGGCGACATCGAGTCGCAGCCCTTCCTCGAGGCGGCCCGCCAGCTGCGTCACGAGCTCGGTCGCGACAGCGTGTTCTTCGTGCACGTCTCGCTCGTGCCGTTCATGGGGGCGTCCGGCGAGCAGAAGACCAAGCCGACCCAGCACTCGGTCGCCGCGCTCCGTCAGGTCGGCATCCAGCCGGATGCGCTCGTGCTCCGCAGCGACCGCCCGGTGAGCGCGAGCAACCGCAACAAGATCGCCCTCATGTGCGACGTCGATGTCGAGGGTGTCATCAACACCGTCGACCTGCCGAGCATCTACGACATCCCCTCCACCCTCAACGAGCAGGGCCTGGACTCCTACATCGTGCGCCGCCTCGGTCTCGACCAGAAGGCCGACGACGTCGACTGGACGCGCTGGAACAAGGTGCTGCACGCGGTGCACAACCCCAAGCACGAGGTCACGATCGGTCTGGTCGGCAAGTACATCGACCTGCCGGACGCCTACCTGTCCGTGACCGAAGCCCTCAAGGCCGGCGGCTTCGCGCAGGAGACCAAGGTCAACATCCGCTGGATCCCATCCGACCTCTGCGAGACGCCCGAGGGCGCGCAGGAGCAGCTGGCCGAGCTCGACGGCATCTGCGTGCCCGGCGGCTTCGGCATCCGCGGCATCGAGGGCAAGCTGGGCGCGCTGAAGTTCGCCCGGGAGCAGGGGATCCCGACCCTCGGCCTGTGTCTCGGCCTGCAGTGCATGGTCATCGAGTACGCCCGCGACGTGGCCGGTATCGCCGGAGCCTCGTCCAGCGAGTTCGATCCGGACACCGCGGAGCCCGTCATCGCGACCATGGCCGAGCAGATCGAGATCCTCGACGGCGGCGACCTGGGCGGCACCATGCGGCTCGGTCTCTACCAGGCCGCTCTCGCCGAGGGCTCGCTGGCGCGCGAGGTCTACGGCGCCGCCGAGGTGTCCGAGCGTCACCGTCACCGCTACGAGGTGAACAACGCCTACCGCGATCGCCTGTCGGAGGCCGGTCTGGTGTTCTCGGGCCTCAACCCGGAGCTGGATCTCGTCGAGTACGTCGAGCTGCCGCGCGACGTGCACCCGTACTACATCGCCACCCAGGCGCACCCGGAGCTGCGTTCGCGTCCGACCGACCCGCACCCGCTGTTCCGCGGTCTCGTCGGCGCGGCCATCGCCCGGCACCGCGCGAGCGAGCTGTTCGACGTGCCCGTCGATGAGTGA